ATTCTAAAAGCGTAATTTCTTCATTGACGGGAACGCTTGACGACATTGAAGACAAATCGTTGTTTTTTTATTATGATTACAAAACCCCAGAAGAACACGAACAAAAATTAAAAGAAATATTGACGCAAATTCATGAATTGTATCACAAAAAATACGACGTACTTTTAACACTTGGTAAAAAATGCAGAAAAACAGTGCTTGAAAACAATTCGTATTTAAAAATTGCACAAGAGTTAGCGAAAGTTTTTGATATTAAATTGTCTGAACAAAACAGATTAGACAAGGAAGCCACTTAACAGGAAATTTCAACATTAGACCTCTTGCGAAATCAATAATTATTTTCATAATTGCATATCCCCGCTATTAAATTAAACCTTAGTTTAAATCTTTTTCTTCTGTTTCTGTATTTTTCAGATATTACCTTAAAT
The Chitinispirillales bacterium genome window above contains:
- a CDS encoding IS5/IS1182 family transposase; translated protein: FKVISEKYRNRRKRFKLRFNLIAGICNYENNY